Within the Miscanthus floridulus cultivar M001 chromosome 17, ASM1932011v1, whole genome shotgun sequence genome, the region agaatgagaacttggaagatgttagaagcattcaactttcaaatgccatgaagaacatggatattggtgaattgaggcataggcaagtgaatgatgatgaagatgatcaagtgcaagtgctctctaactcaaatgtgcaagatgatacaaatctagttagtacaagtggctctcataataatgaacaagatcaagtggctagtacatcatctcaacccaatgatcaagcaagtgtaagcaattaagttctaatcctccaatcaaccaatgttgcaagggatcatccattggacactatcattggtgatatttcaagaggtatacaaacaagatcaagattggcttcattttgtgagcatttctcacttgtgtcatccattgaaccaaagaagatagatgaagtattgaagaatgttgattgggtgaatactatacatgaagaattgaataacttcacaagaaatcaagtatgagagttagtagaaagaccaaagggacacaatgtgattggaaccaaatgggtttttagatacaagcaagatcaagatggaatagtagtaagaaacaaagcaagattggtagcacaaggctatacacaagttgaaggtcttgactttagagaaacatatgcctcggttgctagattagaagcaattagaatcttgctagcctatgcttgtgcccacaacatcaagctctatcaaatggatgttaagaatgcatttctaaatggctacatcaatgaagaagtatatgttgtgcaacctcctggttttgaagatgataagaagcccaaccatatatacaagttgaagaaggctttgtatggcttgaagcaagcacctagagcatggtatgagagattaaggaaTTTCCTACTCtgtaaagggttcacaatgggcaaggttgacaccactcttttcgtcaagaagattggaaaagatctatttgtattgcaaatatatgttgatgatatcatatttggatcaaccaatcaagacttttgaaatgagtttggaaagatgatggctaatgagtttgagatgtccatgattggagagttgagttacttccttggtcttcaaatcaggcaattgaagaatggtacttttgtgagtcaaggcaagtacatcaaggacatgatcaagaagtttggattgagtgatagcaaagtcattagcacaccaatgggaaccaatggcaacttggatagtgatgcaagtggaaacatggtggatcaaaagttgtatcggtctatgattggaagcctactctatgtggccacatcaaggccggatgtcatatttagtgtatgcatgtgtgcaagattttaagcctcaccaagagaaagtcatttgaaggctacaaagaggatattgaggtacttgaagcatacaccaaatgttggtttgtggtatcccaaagaagtaAAGTTTgcgctagttggttactccaactcggaatatacaggatgcaaggttgaaaggaagagcacctcaggcacatgtcaattgttgggaagatcacttgtctcatggtcatcataGAAGCAAAAtaatattgcattatcaaccgccgaagccgaatacatatccaccggtagttgttgtgcacaaatactttggatgaaggccactttgagtgactttggaatcaagttcaagaaagtgccattgctatgtgacaatgagagtgcaatcaagttgacaaacaatccggttcaacatgcaagaacaaagcacaatgATATCCattaccatttcataagagatcaccaacaaaaaggggatatttgcattgagagtataggcaccgaagatcaacttgccgatatattcaccaagccattggatgagaaaaggttttgtaagctaaggaatgagttgaacatattggatttctcaaatatgtgttgatgcacccccactcctatgacatgcctctccttcaagcaatccaaggtaaaagatgattggcatgacatatatccttgctaaggacatgtttagtgcatctagtcatctctccattttattaggctcattcataaaaatcaaacgattttgatgtttatatggtatcactattgcttctatgcttgacttgatctagtggtagcatataacatgtttatgggtttgtaaacctagtgtttgatctaaaaaatgagctctaagtgtttaactcaacatggtataagataacccttatttggaggtgtgaagaagcttgtccttggatcaaaccgggttaaatatctttggcaaatgatctagattggatcaaatttgggaaaatgatcctcaccccattgattgacattgataatctctacctatctatattttgaacctttgtggtcattgatgacaaagggggagagaaacaaagatataagtaatagggggagagtttaacatagggggagagatatgacaaaggaaatggaccaattaaaattttgagcacacaagtagggggagcaagctcataaacttgtatggtgcatttgaatgtgcatttcatatgtttgcttgcatggcataagttttaaattcaaaatatccatgcttatgtgatatatgctagttgtaagattgaatggtgaaatgaaatcactatataACTTTCTTTTCtaagtaagtttttacaagtggtatcttttcaaagtatgtttccaagtgatataaagctaaccatggtgctaaggatggtataatggtgcactccgattggtatcatgcttcaaaggtccatcttttataccttagcatcatttggtagacattgtctcctatatttcctatctaagcatatgtgcaagctacaatccaaactcttagcacatatgtagggggagcaattactactatttggggtttatgaaacttgtccatatccttttacacatggtaaatatgcttgggcaagcaataaggattcaattgaatttcaattcatatctttgtgaaagggttgtcatcaattaccaaaaagggggagattgaaagctctagtttggttttggtgaattaatgaaaccctaagtgctaacctagtttatcaagtgatcatgagataggtaacacacttcaagtgatgaagcaaatgaagattatggcatgatgatgatgataccatgatgatgatcaagtgcttggacttggaaagaagaaagagaaaaacaaaaagctcaaggcaaaggtataaaccataagagctattttgttttggtgatcaagacacttagagagtgtgatcacatttaggattgatagccgtactattaagaggggtgaaactcgtatcgaaatacggttatcaaagtgccactagatgctctaactcattgcatatgcatttaggatctagtggagtgctaatacctttgaaaatgtttgtgaaagtatgctaacacatgtgcacaaggcgatacacttggtggttggtacatttgatcaagggtggtgaagtttgggagcaagggtaagaaactccaccagcggagtgtccgcccgttgagtgcagacagtccgacggtgccaccggcgccctagacagaaaagacggaggtcactgggagtgaccagacgttggccacggttggaccggcgcgttcggtcagatgtatcagcgaagacgctggcgtcggtcaaacgaccggacgctgggtcgctctgcgaccggatgctggcaaggtgcgtccagtcagtgctgacatacgctgacgtgaggcgcacataGGAGACgttgaatgaccggacgctgggtgagtccgatcaggcatgatcggacgtgttcggtcatgaaAATTCATGTttgaaaccttactggaaacgaccggacgctgaggtctagcgtccggtcactttctaactgacgcgttcggtcaactgatgaccgttgaaatctgacaaacagtatttgaagcaggggacacgtggcgtgaatcacgtgaccggacactgagggccagcgtccggtcgattggaccagagcgtccggtcaccccgcattgtgcccagtgaaagggtacaccggctctattttgtgggggcttctatttaagccccatggccggttgaagctcacacctttggacattttcattgacatagcaaccttgtgagcttagccaaagccctcccactcatctccatcattgattcatcatctttgtgagattgggagagaatccaagtgcattgcttgagtgtttgcatctagaggcacttgttgttcgtgtttcactgcgggtttcgcttgttactcttggtggttgccgacacctagacggcttggagcagcaaggatcgttgagcggagggtggtgattgtctccggctccgatcgtggtgattgtgaggggttcttgacctttccccggtggagagccaaaaggtactatggtggattgctcgtggcttgtgtgatcctcatcttgtgttggttgtgcggcaccctattgagggtttggcgtgtgaagtcaattagcgcatgaacctccaagtgagtgaatcgccacaacgaggactagcttgccggtaagcaggtgaacctcggtaaaaaatcattatgttcatcattgattccgaggtgattggtcttcattgttattcatccttgtgattgattggttccttcatcaacacggcggtataatcttcttgatcactctctttatattaccgtaaactagttgtcaagctctttagtatagctagttgtgagagcttgcatgcttggttggtgtggctctttagttagcctttgagagcacactaacatagagtagtgtcatagctattgtgtgaatagatactatctaaactagaattgtgataggtggcttgccttttgagtaggctagcgtaacacttgcttcgcctcataattgtctaaccgttttgttaagtattgttgtagaaatttttaataggctattcaccctccctctagccattaggatctttcacctacacaacaagatttaaacaaaatattagtaacctactaacacaaatgaagaaaaaaaggtACGGAaagaattacttacattaaaacgactgcatgtgtagaagcaatgcgccgctgtgtccggatgtctcgattgaaacatgtCGACCGAgaaaccacaatcacagttagagacagggaggtcaggagggacgagggcatctttgctagacgcgttggggtataattctctaggacgaccccgtttttaccacaactgctcccgaaacatgtcttccatctaataaaacggatgtaatttaacatcaatcaaaacatcacaaatcaCTTAAAAGGAGAATCATTTGCATTACAACTAAagtaatataaccaacacttgtAGGAACAAAAATAAACCTTACACTAAACATGGTAATTACAACTAAAGTAGTATAACCAACATTTATAGGAACAAAAATAAACCTTACACTAAACATTgtaaacatacttctaatccTTGAATCCACCATTCAAACTAATATTTTCCTCAAAACCCTTACTACCAATCCTAATCCTTAATCCACCGTTCAAACTACTAATAAGAGCACCGTTACCTTGACCAAGGCTGAGGAGGAGCTTGGGGGAAGGTACGGAGGGGGGCGGCAAGGGAGGGAAGGGTGGCGGCCGGGCGCGAGGGAGTTGGAGGCGGCGGCACGGGCGCCTCGAGCGCCCTCACCTTCAGTCGGGCAGACAGACAAAGGAAGGGAGCCAGGGAGGGAGCTCGCGGCGCAACAGTTGTGTCGGGCCTGGCCGCGCCATGACCGGCACCGCGGCACCGACGCGCCATGATCCACGGCGCGGTAGCCCGGCCACGTCATCAGCCAACGCCGCTGCTGCTTGACACGTGGCTACCCCCGCCGCGCtgtcatgcatggcgcgacaacgTGAATTTGTCGCGCCATGCGAATAGGCAcagtcaaaagtgttagtttggGGGGGGGGATGAACAGTGTCagatttgaaaatagttttaaaaaaagTGTCGCGTATCAGTCTCACAGAGTGACCACAGACAACGGCTGTAGTGCAGAGCGGAGGCGTGTCGCGGAGGCCCGTGGCTAAAGTGTGATAGGATGGGTTGTAGAGTGCAATGCGCAGACATCCGTGGACGCCACGCCATGGTGCATAATCTCCTGTTAGCGTGGCCACATTTCAACCATGAGCCTCCGCACCACGCCTCCACACCGTACTATACCTGCTGTAACTCTATGCCCAACCTAGGGTTCGACTCTTCCACGAGGATACCGAAGGGGAACCTAGGGTTCCATTCTAGGCGAGGGAATCTAGTATCAAGGTGCTACGCCCAACCTAGGGTTCGACTCTTCCGCGAGCATACCGAAGGGGAACCTTGGGTTCATTCTAGGCGAGGGAATCTAGTATCAAGGTGCGCAAGGAGAGGATACCAGAGAGGAAGACGGAGGGCCCTAGCTGAGTCAGCAATTTCCAAGTTCATGACCAAAACCAGGCTTAAGCGATATTTCGTGATAAAAAATGGACTTCACAAATAGCTTTCTTTATTTCTAATAGTTGCCGAGCTGAACTTCCTTCAAAACTCGGAAACTGCTGAAATGGAGTCTGGAAGGACTAGGTCATTGTGTAACAACGGACAAAATGGTAAATGCAAGACCATGGCACGATGCAATTCGCAAAACATTTTCAGGCAAAAGGGTAGCCTTTCCCCTAGAGCAAAACTTCTCAGCGGCACGGCACGCTTGATGAAAGTACAGCACACTATGCCAGTGGTATGCACAATAAGACATACCAGAGTGGCAACCATCTTCACTCCAAGCATAATAAGAGCACATATATAATATCTGAAACCCAATACAGCAAGTGACAAAACTACCACATATAACACCATGTCCCAGAAAATCCCCCCGCCAATTCCATAAAACCAACAAGTGCCCCCTCAAGGGCTCCACAAAACCAACTCAATGACATTGCATCAAGCACAACCAAACTAATTGCTCCACAACCAATGCCTGCCAATATTCGATGTGCAGCACCTTACTGCTGCTTGCACTCTGCAGGTCGTTCTCCCTGCTGCCCTTCCCCTCCAGCAGTTCCCTTGGTCTTCTGTTCcaaagagaaaaggagaaaaatgTCAAAACATACTCAGAAGCTGGAAAGGGTGTAGAAGTGATATTCCTCATTAGAGATAAAAAAAAAGGTTTCCATACCTTTGTGTCgtaatcatcatcatcttcatcctcgtcgtcttcgtcttcatcgtcatcgtcttcgtcatcatcgtcatcctcaccATCCATAACTTCGAAGTCCTCATCTTGAGCAGCCTCTCCAGTGAACCACGAGACAGCATGTGGGATAATCTTGTCTCTGATGGTAGATCTGGCAGATATAGAAAGGATAGTTTAGAAGAAATAAACAAACCCTCAATCTTGGTGCATCAACAGATTGATCAAATCCCACATAACAACATACCCAATATCATAATCTTGCTCCATTTGGTTCTGCAACTGTTCAGCCTATTGAAAAGGGAACATCAAGTCAAATTCAATCATGTTCGTGTATACGTTTAACCATAAAAGCAGGTACATATCAGCTAAAAACTTACTGTATCCTCATCAATTTCCTCGTCGTCATCAGGGACTTGAGGTGGACTGAAGAAGTTGAAGAAGCTCTCACAATCTTCAGTTTTTGTGATAGGTTTAGTGTTCTTTGACCCCTTCCGTGGCTTCTTTTTTAGCACCTTTTGTGTCAAGCACTTCCCAGGGTACCATTCAATTTCAGTACTGAAATTGATGAACATAGGCATTACTAAAACTTTCTATCCATCCAAAAGAAAACTTAACTCCACGAGGAAAATATTTAATAATTACCCAATGGCTTTCTCCAGAATTGGTTCATCCTCATCAATCATGTGATATGTTTTTGTAAGCACTGAATTCTTGAAGAACGGATTTGTATCAAACTGAAATTCAAGCTTAAAGCCCTTTGGCTCGCTGATCCTGTACCACTTGATGTCCTTGAGGTACTTGAGAGTGTCCTCATCCCTCTCCTGGATCTGAAATTGAAGGACAAGAATTATTTAAAGCCAGTAAAAGACTCGTTTGTGTAAGAATGCATTACAACAAATTGGAACACAAAGTAACGATGGCCCTCATCAGAATAAaaacaacaagtaaaaaagaTGCAAGACTTCACCTCCTCGGCCAGAATTTCATGATTCTTCATTGCATTAAGCCAGAAAGCTGGTACACCTTTTTCTTCTGCAAGGAAGCATTGTGATTGAAGTCAAAACAAAAGTCAAGAGGATATGTTTCTTCTTTAATAGAGTTCCATTATCCAATGGAGACCAGAGATCTTAATACAGGTGGAAACTATGTTCACCTTTTTGCTCAGCAGAGGTCTCATCTCCACTCTTTTGTTCTGCAGGGGTTTCAGCTGCACTTTCTTCTGTGACACCCTCAACCTCGACCACACCATTGACAATTTCGTAACGCTGTCAATTTCAGGTCCAATAAAACAATCAGATGGCTCATGGCTCATGGCATCAAATAGGATGCAGCAATAGTGAAGGGATGCCTGTACTTTATGGAGCATCAGAATACATTACTAACCATTTCTTTTGCATACATGCTAAAGAAGTGTCTATTGCTATGGTAGGCGTATGAATTCTCAGAGCAGTTCAGAAGTTGAAAAAAATAGCAACAGTACAAAACCGAACACAACATATATAGAGGCATCATTGTATCAAAACATGAACAAGCTTACCTTTGAGTAAAGTGGTTCATACAACTTCTGATACTTAGCTTCTAGAGCTGCTCTCTCCTCGAAAAACTTTGCCTCAAGTTCATCGTGTTGGCCCTAGAAGACAGTACACAATGGTAATGAACTAACGGCAATTGTATCTAGAGCATCAATTCAACTTGCCCAAGTGATTACTATATAATAATACGGAACCAAGTGGTAAACCAATCAGCGAGAGATCTGCATGACGGAAAGGCAGACATATGTTGCACAAAGTAAACCCAGTCTAGACACATGCCTAATAAGAGAGCTTCTGTCTGATACTTCGATCTAAACTAAGGTCTTCACATGGTTAGATTTAGATCTATAAAGATAATGTGTATCAGTATCATACCATTTCCAAAATTCTCTAACAAAATCCCAATACACCTCGAGTTCAGGAGCCAAATGCTCATTAGTTATTACAGGCAAAAAATAAATCTAGAGCTCACGACCAGGCATCATAAATATCATCCAATGTGTGACACAAACATTCACAGTGGCTGGCAGTTCTCCAGAATCTCCAGTAATAATAGTATCCAACAGTGTCCTAGCTCCTATTAGGATTGGAATTGCTGGTGCTAGTGCACACCAACCATACACCGTCATACCACTATGACAAGTATAAACCCAATCACATAATGCATCCTTTATTAGACACAGACAATGATACAGGACCACACAAAGCTCCCTACCAAAGCATGCAACAACAGCAGAAACTATCACAAAACCAACATCATAGTCCCACAAGTGTAAGCAACTTTATACCTGGATCTCCCTGAGCTTCTCGACGCGCTTCCTGACCTTGGGCTCGAGGTTCTCGAGCACGTCGGTATGCCGCGACGCCAATCCCTCAAGCGTGTTCTAAACAAGTGCGAGAAAACACCGAATCAGCATAGGCTCACTATGAAATCCCCAAAAAACTGCCCAACCCGACCACAAGCCCGCCAAAACTGCAACAAAAAAAAACAGCGAACCGCCGCCCGGGAATGCAATAGAAAACTCACCTTGATCGACGCCACAAGGTGAGCCTTGTCCTCCGCGCTGAGCTCTGCATCGGAACCGCCGCAAACCAATCAGACAAAGGCACCGCGCCCAAGCAACGGCAATAGAAATCGAGAGGCGAAGCAACGAACCGGCCGAGTTGGGGATGGCGGCACCGAGGGCGGAGAGGTCGAGGGAGTCCTTGCCGTCGCTCATGGCTGCGGCGCGAGGCACTGGAAGCTTCGGGGACGATTTGGGGGCGGGCGGGGAGGGGAGGAGAAACCCTAGCGGCGGCGGGGGGAAGGGGAGCGCTGGGTTtgaggggagagggaggggatggCGGAGGAGGGGATAAAAAAAGAGCGAGGGATTGAGGGCTGCGATTTGGTTTGTACAGGCGCTTACCAAAATTCGTGTCACAttaaatatttagacacataaaatattaaatatatattaattatgaaactaattacataacttataactaatttatgagataaatcttttaaatctaattagttcGTGATTTAATAACATGATGCTACAATAAATATGTACTAATGACACATTACTTAGGCTTAAAAATCGTCTCGCCCCCatttatataattaattttataattaatctatatttaatgtctttttattaatatctaaatatttaATATGCTATTAATTTTAGAAGCAACTAAATAACCCAACCCCCCTTAGCAGCGTGGGAACTCGAGAAGACGTGGGGGAAGCGCCGGT harbors:
- the LOC136516850 gene encoding nucleosome assembly protein 1;2 gives rise to the protein MSDGKDSLDLSALGAAIPNSAELSAEDKAHLVASIKNTLEGLASRHTDVLENLEPKVRKRVEKLREIQGQHDELEAKFFEERAALEAKYQKLYEPLYSKRYEIVNGVVEVEGVTEESAAETPAEQKSGDETSAEQKEEKGVPAFWLNAMKNHEILAEEIQERDEDTLKYLKDIKWYRISEPKGFKLEFQFDTNPFFKNSVLTKTYHMIDEDEPILEKAIGTEIEWYPGKCLTQKVLKKKPRKGSKNTKPITKTEDCESFFNFFSPPQVPDDDEEIDEDTAEQLQNQMEQDYDIGSTIRDKIIPHAVSWFTGEAAQDEDFEVMDGEDDDDDEDDDDEDEDDEDEDDDDYDTKKTKGTAGGEGQQGERPAECKQQ